A region from the Paenibacillus humicola genome encodes:
- a CDS encoding MBL fold metallo-hydrolase, with product MKIGEGIEMLEVSMDMGGSKFVIHPIVVQDGDTSVLVDTGMPGHEAQLIELMKQAGAGDGPGAIILTHQDLDHIGGLPYFLTNGGRKPDLYAHADDKPYIDGELPLIKMPPERREALLQSLPEKLSQAFERVFSPESGPNVTHTIADGEKLPFGGGLVVIHTPGHTPGHVCLYHEPSRTLIAGDAMIVQNGELQGPNPGVTPDLPQALRSLRKLNDYPIDTIVCYHGGIFKGDFAKRIEELASSV from the coding sequence ATGAAAATCGGTGAAGGTATTGAAATGCTTGAGGTATCGATGGATATGGGGGGCAGCAAGTTTGTCATCCATCCGATCGTCGTGCAGGACGGCGATACGAGCGTGCTGGTGGACACCGGCATGCCGGGACACGAAGCGCAGCTGATCGAGCTTATGAAGCAGGCGGGCGCAGGAGATGGGCCAGGCGCGATTATTCTCACTCATCAAGATCTCGATCATATCGGCGGATTGCCTTATTTCTTGACAAACGGCGGCCGTAAGCCGGACTTATACGCGCATGCCGACGACAAGCCTTATATCGACGGCGAGCTTCCGCTCATTAAAATGCCGCCGGAACGGCGCGAGGCGCTTCTGCAGTCGCTGCCCGAAAAGCTGAGCCAGGCGTTCGAGCGCGTTTTTTCGCCCGAATCCGGCCCGAATGTGACGCATACGATCGCGGACGGGGAGAAGCTGCCGTTCGGCGGCGGGCTTGTCGTCATCCATACGCCGGGTCATACGCCGGGGCACGTCTGCCTCTATCACGAACCGTCGCGCACCTTGATCGCCGGAGACGCCATGATCGTGCAGAACGGCGAGCTTCAGGGGCCGAATCCGGGCGTGACGCCCGATCTGCCGCAGGCTTTGAGGTCGCTCCGCAAATTGAACGACTACCCGATCGACACGATCGTCTGTTACCACGGCGGCATCTTTAAAGGCGACTTCGCAAAGCGGATCGAAGAGCTGGCTTCCAGCGTATGA
- a CDS encoding TetR/AcrR family transcriptional regulator, whose product MSQLEGKRSIGRPKMTDGAKPTKELLMQSAIGLFLKYGFQKVSMDDVAKEASMTKATVYYYFESKSELFKESMVALMARVRERIMALLSSDKPLQVRLFDVAIAHLEATTSFDLEGFMRESRASLTAEQVREMVTAEETMYACIEQAFAEAMEKGEIPEINAAFAAHSYIALVKVGNVKRPDGTSFFSGAEEAARTIVHVFWTGFFGGR is encoded by the coding sequence TTGTCGCAGCTGGAGGGGAAACGGTCGATCGGCCGGCCCAAAATGACGGATGGAGCAAAACCGACGAAGGAACTGCTCATGCAGTCAGCCATCGGCCTGTTTTTAAAGTATGGATTTCAAAAGGTTTCGATGGATGACGTTGCGAAGGAAGCTTCGATGACCAAGGCGACCGTTTATTATTATTTTGAATCGAAGTCCGAGCTCTTTAAAGAATCGATGGTCGCGTTAATGGCACGGGTCCGGGAACGGATCATGGCGCTGCTGTCGTCCGACAAGCCGCTTCAGGTCAGGCTTTTCGATGTGGCGATCGCCCATTTGGAGGCAACCACCTCGTTTGATTTGGAAGGATTCATGCGGGAATCCCGAGCGTCTTTAACAGCGGAGCAGGTTCGGGAAATGGTAACCGCGGAGGAAACGATGTATGCCTGTATCGAGCAAGCGTTCGCGGAAGCGATGGAAAAAGGCGAAATTCCGGAAATTAACGCAGCATTCGCGGCTCATTCTTATATTGCCCTGGTCAAAGTCGGAAATGTAAAACGGCCGGACGGCACTTCATTTTTTTCGGGAGCGGAGGAAGCGGCCCGAACGATCGTGCATGTTTTCTGGACAGGCTTTTTTGGAGGACGGTAA
- a CDS encoding MFS transporter, giving the protein MNQDSSRKWWILSVTSLGALLSSLNFSTLIIALPELIRGLKASVFQAMWIMLAYMVAQTVVVLLAGSIADRIGRKRLYLIGIIMFTIVSFISGFAGDATMLIFWRILQGGSGAVLIAISTAIVADAFPKQELGKALGINITVVAIGQIVGPVLGGWLTTAYGWEWTFWFNVPFGVIAVLWGLWTMGFKREKSADAAKKFDLGGLITYTLSVTGLLLTLTWGPLQSWSSPVVWVSALLFVVCFPIFIRIEMRHPAALLHLPLLLNRTFSMGVYSGALNSLARMAIMFMLIFYYQGVMSFDALKAGILLIPLAIGMLVFAPISGWIGDRFGEVLPATLGLLVSMAGIVGLTMNAEADSSYVLQAVWMVVISIGSGLFNSPNTGSVMNSAGPLRRGEASGIMSLLQNIGMIFSIALVMPIITSNIPKDAMMAIFSGTMVGLDGANASMNGFIHGLHIVFYSMGVLLLFAAVLSYLRKSKKAAAAAGHLSDIGRATVEK; this is encoded by the coding sequence TTGAATCAGGACAGTAGTCGAAAATGGTGGATTTTGTCCGTCACCAGCCTGGGGGCGCTGCTCTCGTCATTGAATTTCAGCACGTTGATTATTGCCCTCCCCGAGCTGATCCGCGGGCTGAAGGCTTCGGTATTTCAGGCGATGTGGATCATGCTCGCGTATATGGTCGCCCAAACTGTCGTCGTGCTGCTGGCCGGCAGTATCGCGGACCGGATCGGGCGCAAACGGCTCTACTTGATCGGTATTATTATGTTCACGATCGTATCGTTCATCAGCGGCTTCGCCGGAGACGCCACGATGCTCATTTTCTGGCGCATCCTCCAAGGCGGCAGCGGCGCAGTGCTGATTGCGATCAGTACCGCGATCGTCGCCGACGCTTTCCCGAAGCAGGAGCTCGGCAAGGCGCTCGGCATCAACATTACGGTCGTGGCGATCGGCCAAATTGTCGGTCCGGTGCTCGGCGGCTGGCTGACGACGGCGTACGGCTGGGAATGGACCTTTTGGTTCAACGTGCCCTTCGGCGTCATCGCCGTGCTGTGGGGCTTATGGACAATGGGCTTTAAACGCGAGAAATCCGCGGATGCCGCCAAGAAATTCGACCTCGGCGGCCTGATTACGTATACGCTGTCCGTAACCGGACTGCTGCTGACGCTGACCTGGGGCCCGCTGCAGTCGTGGAGCTCGCCCGTCGTCTGGGTGTCGGCGCTGTTATTTGTCGTCTGCTTCCCGATCTTCATCCGGATCGAGATGCGCCACCCGGCGGCACTGCTGCATCTCCCGCTGCTGCTGAATAGGACGTTCTCGATGGGCGTTTATTCCGGCGCGCTGAACTCGCTCGCCCGGATGGCGATCATGTTCATGCTTATCTTCTATTATCAAGGCGTCATGTCGTTCGATGCGCTCAAAGCCGGCATCCTGCTTATTCCGCTTGCCATCGGCATGCTCGTCTTCGCTCCGATCTCGGGCTGGATCGGCGATCGCTTCGGCGAGGTGCTGCCGGCGACGCTCGGGCTGCTCGTCAGCATGGCCGGCATCGTCGGGCTGACGATGAACGCGGAAGCGGACAGCTCGTATGTGCTGCAGGCCGTATGGATGGTCGTCATCAGCATCGGCTCCGGCCTGTTCAACTCGCCGAACACGGGCAGCGTCATGAATTCGGCCGGCCCGCTTCGCCGGGGCGAAGCTTCCGGCATCATGTCGCTGCTGCAGAATATCGGCATGATCTTCAGCATCGCGCTCGTCATGCCGATCATTACGAGCAACATTCCGAAGGATGCGATGATGGCGATTTTCTCGGGCACGATGGTCGGGCTGGACGGCGCCAACGCTTCGATGAACGGCTTCATTCACGGGCTGCATATCGTCTTTTATTCGATGGGCGTCCTGCTGCTGTTCGCGGCGGTCCTGTCGTACCTTCGAAAAAGCAAAAAAGCCGCCGCGGCGGCCGGTCATTTATCGGATATCGGCCGGGCGACGGTCGAAAAATAA
- a CDS encoding MMPL family transporter: MSKPLNSLLEAVFSRKGRWATFAVWVLLAAGLSAVFPNVNQVTDNGAANLPMDAMSVQADKVNAEQFPDNTGIPALLVWYRGGGLTEQDYRSITDLYQHLEKNPLSAQRFIPPLAKLPPEALKASASQDGTSIVTPVFMKPDASTDALSASLKELEDDISTRQSKALFDSKVTDPGLHVRITGPAGIATDAAALFGKADVTLLISTVLLVLLLLILLYRSPILVVVPLIGVGFAYGVTGPILGLLAKEGVITVDSQAISIMTVLLFGAGTDYCLFLVSKFRETLLVESDKFKALQLAIRQSGGAIGVSAITVVLSLSALLLAQYGSFRRFAVPFSLVILIMGIAAVTLLPALLAILGRISFFPFIPRTEEMLLSLEQKKQRKLRRYKAHGRFSKRLGELVASKPWTVILLSVVVLGGLAGFSPSVQYTQNLIESFPKDMPSREGFDLMAEHFSSGELAPVQVIVNTEGKSVPLKEALSKLPFVEQTAGPESGQSENYESYSVTLNQNPYDSKSVETIPAIQNQVSRTLADAGIQPDGHFWIGGETSKLYDTEKATGHDMKVIIPVVILIIAVLLLLYLRSVIAMIYLILSVVLSFLSALGAGWLLIRYGLHMPAISGLIPLYAFVFLVALGEDYNIFMVSSIWKNRRTQPHREAIANGVSETSSVITSAGLILAGTFAVLATLPIQVLLQFGIVTAIGVLLDTFVVRPLLVPAITTVLGRYAFWPGALWKENKKAKPMNE; this comes from the coding sequence ATGTCAAAGCCGCTCAATTCTCTTCTGGAAGCCGTATTCAGCCGCAAAGGAAGATGGGCAACCTTCGCGGTCTGGGTTCTGCTGGCGGCGGGATTATCCGCCGTTTTTCCCAATGTCAATCAGGTAACCGACAACGGAGCGGCCAACCTGCCGATGGATGCGATGTCCGTTCAAGCCGACAAGGTGAACGCCGAACAGTTTCCGGATAACACGGGCATCCCCGCTCTCCTCGTCTGGTACCGCGGCGGCGGTCTGACCGAACAGGACTACCGATCGATTACGGATCTATATCAGCATTTAGAGAAAAATCCGCTGTCTGCGCAGCGTTTTATTCCGCCGCTCGCAAAGCTTCCGCCCGAAGCATTAAAAGCCTCCGCTTCGCAGGACGGCACGTCGATCGTAACGCCGGTATTCATGAAGCCGGACGCCAGTACGGATGCGCTGTCCGCCAGCCTCAAAGAGCTGGAAGACGATATTTCAACCCGGCAGTCGAAAGCGCTTTTTGACAGCAAGGTAACGGATCCCGGTTTGCATGTCCGTATTACCGGACCGGCAGGCATTGCGACGGATGCGGCCGCGCTTTTCGGCAAAGCGGATGTGACCTTATTAATTTCGACGGTTCTGCTCGTCCTGCTGTTGTTAATTCTGCTTTACCGTTCGCCGATATTAGTCGTTGTCCCGCTGATCGGGGTAGGATTTGCGTACGGTGTAACCGGACCGATCCTCGGATTGTTGGCGAAGGAGGGCGTTATTACCGTCGACTCGCAGGCCATCTCCATTATGACGGTGCTGCTGTTCGGCGCAGGAACCGATTACTGCTTGTTTCTCGTATCCAAATTTAGGGAAACGCTGCTTGTGGAATCGGATAAATTCAAGGCGCTGCAGCTTGCAATCCGGCAGTCGGGCGGGGCGATCGGCGTGAGTGCGATAACCGTCGTTCTCAGCTTAAGCGCTCTGCTCCTCGCGCAATACGGCTCCTTTCGGCGCTTTGCCGTTCCTTTCAGCCTGGTCATTCTAATTATGGGTATTGCCGCGGTCACCCTGCTTCCGGCGCTGCTTGCGATTTTGGGCCGAATATCGTTTTTCCCGTTTATTCCGCGGACCGAAGAGATGCTGCTGTCTTTGGAGCAAAAGAAACAGAGGAAGCTCCGCCGGTACAAAGCCCATGGCCGCTTCAGCAAGCGTCTCGGCGAGCTCGTCGCCTCGAAGCCATGGACGGTCATTCTACTGAGTGTGGTCGTCCTGGGCGGCTTGGCGGGATTTTCACCAAGCGTTCAATACACGCAAAATTTAATCGAGTCCTTTCCGAAAGACATGCCGTCAAGGGAAGGGTTTGACTTAATGGCGGAGCATTTCTCATCAGGAGAATTGGCCCCCGTCCAAGTCATCGTCAATACGGAAGGCAAAAGCGTGCCGTTAAAAGAAGCGTTATCGAAGCTTCCGTTCGTCGAGCAAACCGCAGGCCCGGAAAGCGGTCAAAGCGAAAATTACGAATCGTACAGCGTCACGCTGAACCAAAACCCCTACGATTCGAAGTCGGTTGAAACCATTCCCGCGATTCAAAACCAAGTGTCTCGAACACTTGCGGACGCGGGAATTCAGCCGGACGGCCATTTCTGGATCGGCGGCGAAACCTCCAAGCTGTATGATACCGAAAAAGCGACGGGCCATGATATGAAAGTCATCATTCCGGTCGTCATTCTCATCATTGCCGTTTTGCTGCTGCTCTATCTGCGTTCGGTTATCGCGATGATTTATCTGATTTTGAGCGTGGTCCTCTCGTTTTTATCCGCTTTAGGCGCGGGCTGGCTGCTCATCCGTTACGGGTTGCATATGCCGGCCATCTCGGGACTGATCCCGTTATATGCGTTTGTGTTTCTGGTCGCGCTCGGGGAAGATTATAACATTTTTATGGTTTCGAGCATTTGGAAAAATCGGAGAACCCAGCCGCACCGCGAAGCCATCGCGAACGGCGTAAGCGAAACGAGCAGCGTCATCACCTCTGCCGGACTTATCCTTGCGGGAACCTTCGCCGTTTTGGCTACCCTTCCCATTCAAGTGCTGCTGCAGTTTGGAATCGTGACGGCGATCGGGGTCCTCCTTGACACTTTTGTTGTCCGTCCATTATTGGTTCCCGCCATTACGACGGTACTTGGGCGGTACGCTTTTTGGCCCGGGGCGTTATGGAAGGAAAATAAAAAAGCGAAACCGATGAATGAGTAG
- a CDS encoding aldo/keto reductase — MLKRQIGRLGYEGSVVMFGAASLGGVTQEEADESIQYALQHGINHFDTAASYGNAEVRMGPIISKVRGDIFLATKTGQRTKKEAKEEIYRSLERMKVDNVDLLQLHAVGTIEELDKCTAAGGALEAAIEAKEEGIVKAIGITGHGHDAPATHLEALRRYPFATVLLPLNYYMYGLPEYRAAFDALMEEAGRQNVAVRVIKAIAKAPWREGEDRRYATWYEPFDQQEIIDACVHFVLSFPGLAGFASAGDIHLFPKIVDAVERFGSMTDEEASRVLNSIAGYTSIFGSPTSIA, encoded by the coding sequence ATGTTAAAGCGTCAAATCGGCCGTTTGGGTTACGAGGGCTCCGTCGTCATGTTCGGCGCGGCCAGTCTCGGCGGCGTTACGCAGGAGGAAGCGGACGAATCGATCCAATACGCTCTTCAGCATGGAATCAACCATTTCGATACAGCCGCGAGCTACGGCAACGCTGAAGTCCGGATGGGACCGATCATCAGCAAGGTTCGAGGGGATATTTTCCTGGCCACCAAGACCGGGCAGCGTACGAAGAAGGAAGCGAAGGAAGAGATTTACCGCTCGCTCGAGCGGATGAAGGTCGACAATGTCGACTTGCTCCAGCTGCACGCCGTCGGCACGATCGAGGAGCTGGACAAGTGTACGGCCGCAGGCGGCGCGCTGGAGGCGGCCATCGAGGCGAAGGAAGAAGGGATCGTCAAAGCGATCGGCATTACCGGTCACGGGCACGACGCGCCGGCCACGCATTTGGAAGCGCTTCGCCGCTATCCGTTTGCAACGGTCCTGCTTCCGCTCAACTATTATATGTACGGTTTGCCGGAATACCGCGCCGCATTCGACGCGCTGATGGAAGAAGCGGGCAGGCAAAATGTCGCCGTGCGGGTCATCAAAGCGATTGCGAAGGCACCATGGCGCGAAGGCGAGGACAGGCGGTACGCCACCTGGTACGAGCCGTTCGACCAGCAGGAAATCATCGATGCCTGCGTCCATTTCGTCCTGTCGTTCCCCGGGCTTGCTGGCTTCGCCAGCGCCGGCGACATTCACCTGTTCCCGAAAATCGTCGACGCCGTCGAGCGTTTCGGCTCGATGACGGACGAAGAGGCTTCGCGGGTTCTGAATTCCATTGCCGGCTATACATCGATCTTCGGCTCGCCGACTTCGATCGCGTGA
- a CDS encoding AbrB family transcriptional regulator — protein MNGLRLKRAADTRTVRFLASLAAGIAGALVFQLIHLPIPWLLGSMISVLICSRLFKQIRPHWPAQIRNAGMIIIGYTIGLSFTTETLLQIGRQLPLMVLLTLLLMVCTVGIAAIVSFFSGIPFPTVLMGSIPGGLSQMVMLAEEMRGIDITVVTFLQVSRLMMIIITVPLLIFSPLFETAAGGPAGEAAAGTAAGWDGLFPNVLVFAAVCIVFALVLNKIKFPTAFLLGPMLATIVLHLSGFPGSALPAPFLDASQLMVGVYVGMLLKPEQLKNKVRIVLLAVVSGILLIACSTGLSLLLTVLQGVTHGTSFLSLSPGGMDQMGIIAQEVGADLSIVTCYQLFRTFFIFLAVPPILKAIFRALLRGKPTNEPA, from the coding sequence ATGAACGGCCTAAGACTTAAGCGTGCCGCGGATACCCGGACGGTAAGGTTTCTGGCATCCCTTGCGGCCGGAATTGCCGGCGCGCTTGTCTTCCAGCTGATCCATCTGCCGATTCCATGGCTGCTCGGCTCGATGATTTCGGTGCTGATCTGCTCGAGACTGTTCAAACAAATCAGGCCGCACTGGCCGGCCCAAATTCGAAATGCGGGCATGATCATTATCGGCTACACGATCGGGCTGTCGTTCACGACGGAGACGCTGCTGCAAATCGGGCGTCAGCTTCCGCTCATGGTGCTGCTGACGCTGCTGCTTATGGTTTGCACCGTCGGAATTGCGGCGATCGTTTCCTTTTTTTCCGGCATCCCGTTCCCGACGGTGCTGATGGGGAGCATACCCGGCGGCCTGTCGCAGATGGTGATGCTGGCCGAGGAAATGAGGGGCATCGACATCACCGTCGTGACCTTCCTGCAGGTTTCCAGGCTGATGATGATCATCATCACCGTTCCGCTGCTCATTTTCAGTCCTTTGTTCGAAACGGCGGCCGGCGGTCCGGCGGGAGAGGCGGCAGCCGGAACGGCGGCGGGCTGGGACGGCTTGTTTCCGAACGTGCTCGTCTTTGCGGCCGTATGTATCGTCTTCGCGCTTGTTCTGAATAAAATCAAGTTTCCGACCGCTTTCCTGCTCGGTCCGATGCTCGCTACGATCGTGCTGCATCTGTCGGGATTTCCCGGCTCGGCGCTGCCGGCTCCGTTTCTGGACGCCTCCCAGCTGATGGTCGGCGTTTATGTCGGCATGCTGCTGAAGCCCGAGCAGCTGAAGAACAAGGTGCGGATCGTGCTGCTTGCGGTCGTCAGCGGGATTCTGCTCATCGCCTGTTCGACGGGCCTCAGCCTGCTGCTCACCGTGCTGCAGGGCGTGACGCACGGCACCTCGTTCCTGAGCCTATCGCCGGGGGGCATGGACCAGATGGGCATTATCGCCCAGGAGGTCGGCGCCGATCTGTCGATCGTCACCTGCTATCAGCTGTTCCGGACCTTTTTTATTTTCCTGGCGGTCCCGCCGATTCTGAAAGCGATATTCCGGGCGCTGCTCCGCGGCAAGCCGACGAACGAGCCGGCGTAA
- the larE gene encoding ATP-dependent sacrificial sulfur transferase LarE — MLQEKREALNKILREMERVVVAFSGGVDSTFLLKAAMDELGPEHVLAVTADSETYPSEELREAIRLAELIGSPHQVIETSELSIPGYSENTSNRCYFCKQSLFEHLIPIMNEKGYKNVVYGLIADDMNEHRPGMQAAKEMGVRGPLAEAGLTKEEIRTLSRKLELPTWDKPSFACLSSRIAYGEIITQAKLTKIDKSEAFIKSLGVRQVRVRTHGEMARIEVVPEQMQLILDNYGKIGEALQSYGYKYVTLDLLGYRSGSMNRLLTAEA, encoded by the coding sequence ATGCTTCAGGAGAAAAGGGAAGCGCTGAACAAAATACTGCGGGAGATGGAGCGTGTCGTCGTCGCTTTTTCCGGAGGGGTGGACAGCACGTTTTTGCTTAAGGCCGCCATGGACGAGCTTGGTCCCGAGCACGTACTCGCGGTTACGGCCGATTCGGAAACGTATCCGTCGGAGGAGCTGCGGGAGGCGATCCGGCTGGCGGAGCTGATCGGGTCTCCGCACCAGGTCATCGAAACGTCGGAGCTTTCGATCCCCGGCTACAGCGAGAACACCTCCAACCGCTGCTATTTTTGCAAACAGAGCCTGTTTGAGCATTTGATTCCGATCATGAACGAGAAAGGCTATAAAAACGTCGTCTACGGGCTGATCGCCGACGATATGAACGAGCACCGGCCCGGCATGCAGGCGGCGAAGGAGATGGGCGTTCGCGGCCCGCTCGCCGAAGCGGGCTTGACCAAGGAAGAGATCCGCACCCTGTCGCGCAAGCTGGAGCTGCCGACTTGGGATAAGCCTTCGTTCGCCTGCTTATCCTCCCGCATTGCTTACGGCGAAATCATTACGCAGGCCAAGCTGACCAAGATCGACAAATCGGAGGCGTTCATCAAGTCGCTCGGCGTGCGGCAGGTTCGGGTCCGGACGCACGGCGAGATGGCCCGGATCGAAGTGGTGCCGGAGCAGATGCAGCTGATTCTCGACAACTACGGCAAAATCGGAGAGGCACTGCAGTCGTACGGCTATAAATACGTCACGCTCGATTTGCTCGGTTACCGCAGCGGCAGCATGAACCGGCTCCTGACGGCGGAGGCCTGA
- a CDS encoding SDR family oxidoreductase, translating into MTTTNLNGKIALVTGGTRGIGLETVRGLAKLGATVIIGARDAQKGTEIARQFREDGYDVSGIKLDINVHEDNEAAFRYLDEKYGKLDILVNNAGILLDQDNVSVGVVNRTSTIPLQLVRDTFDANFFAQIDLTQQLLPLIRKSEAGRIVNLSSVLGSLTLQAEPSSPVYSVKTFAYNASKAAVNAFTIHLAAELRDTPIKVNSVHPGWVRTRLGGGAADIDEADGARTSILAATLPDDGPTGSFLFESNTLPW; encoded by the coding sequence ATGACGACAACGAACTTAAATGGCAAAATCGCTCTGGTGACCGGGGGAACTCGCGGCATCGGATTGGAGACGGTACGCGGTTTGGCCAAACTGGGAGCCACGGTCATTATCGGCGCCCGCGACGCCCAAAAAGGAACGGAGATTGCCCGGCAGTTCCGCGAGGACGGGTATGACGTATCCGGCATCAAGCTGGATATTAACGTACACGAAGACAATGAGGCGGCTTTCCGCTATTTGGACGAAAAGTACGGGAAGCTGGACATTCTGGTCAATAATGCGGGCATTTTGCTGGACCAGGACAATGTCTCCGTCGGGGTGGTCAACCGAACCAGCACGATCCCGCTTCAGCTGGTCCGCGACACCTTCGACGCCAACTTTTTCGCCCAGATCGACCTGACGCAGCAGCTGCTGCCGCTGATCCGCAAATCGGAGGCGGGGCGAATCGTGAATCTGTCCAGCGTCCTGGGGTCGCTTACCCTGCAGGCCGAACCGTCCTCGCCGGTCTACAGCGTAAAAACGTTCGCTTATAACGCGTCCAAAGCGGCGGTCAACGCTTTTACGATTCACCTGGCTGCCGAGCTTCGCGATACGCCGATCAAGGTGAACTCGGTTCACCCCGGCTGGGTCCGCACCCGTCTCGGCGGCGGAGCGGCGGATATTGACGAAGCCGATGGCGCGCGCACAAGCATTCTGGCCGCTACCCTGCCGGACGACGGCCCGACAGGCTCCTTCCTGTTCGAGAGCAATACGCTGCCCTGGTAA
- a CDS encoding TetR/AcrR family transcriptional regulator encodes MEASKKSQIIAIAADVFKQKGYMAASMQDIAEACGIAKGSLYKVFASKEELFTSVFEACHRTMFDQARELDREHSGLTPKERFCRKVAFMLQYMLENHFFTSEFKELPIKDNEAFIAAWKKKRSNLLTLQRDCIYEAYGESIKENIWDAVVIFRGMMKEYLSYAVQRIVALPMAELALFLVERLDAVASDMVRNRVKPVLSADSAYFNQLNPPDPAARLETAKRLLQSLEAQAAAHPGPEPVRQELLEVVGMLRRETEAEPPNRTLLRVLTAFVENDAELRPYARQFRLIMLQ; translated from the coding sequence ATGGAAGCGTCGAAAAAAAGTCAAATCATCGCCATTGCCGCGGATGTGTTCAAGCAAAAGGGCTACATGGCCGCCTCCATGCAGGATATCGCGGAAGCCTGCGGCATCGCGAAAGGCAGCCTGTACAAAGTATTCGCGTCCAAGGAGGAATTGTTCACCTCGGTTTTCGAAGCGTGCCACCGGACGATGTTCGATCAGGCGCGGGAGCTCGACCGCGAGCATTCGGGCCTGACCCCCAAGGAGCGTTTTTGCCGGAAGGTCGCATTCATGCTTCAGTACATGCTCGAGAATCATTTTTTTACGAGCGAGTTTAAAGAGCTCCCGATCAAGGACAACGAAGCGTTTATCGCCGCCTGGAAAAAGAAGCGGTCCAACCTGCTAACGCTTCAGCGGGACTGCATTTACGAAGCATACGGCGAGTCGATAAAGGAAAATATATGGGATGCCGTCGTCATTTTTCGCGGCATGATGAAGGAATATTTGTCTTACGCGGTACAGCGGATCGTAGCGCTGCCAATGGCCGAGCTGGCGCTGTTCCTGGTCGAACGGCTCGACGCCGTCGCGTCCGATATGGTCCGGAATCGCGTGAAGCCCGTGCTCAGCGCGGACAGCGCATATTTCAACCAGCTCAATCCGCCGGACCCGGCGGCGCGCCTGGAAACGGCGAAGCGGCTGCTGCAGTCGCTCGAAGCGCAGGCCGCCGCGCATCCGGGTCCGGAGCCGGTTCGGCAGGAGCTGCTCGAGGTGGTCGGGATGCTGCGCCGAGAGACGGAAGCGGAGCCGCCTAACCGGACGCTGCTGCGCGTATTGACCGCGTTTGTGGAGAACGATGCCGAGCTGCGGCCTTACGCCCGGCAGTTCAGGCTCATTATGCTGCAGTAA